The following are encoded in a window of Coregonus clupeaformis isolate EN_2021a unplaced genomic scaffold, ASM2061545v1 scaf2538, whole genome shotgun sequence genomic DNA:
- the LOC123488880 gene encoding histone H1-like, which translates to MAEVAPASAAPAKAPKKKAAAKPKKAGPSVGELIVKAVTASKERSGESLAALKKTLAAGGYDVEKNNSRVKIAVKSLVTKGTLVQTKGTGASGSFKLNKKAVEAKKPAKKAAVPKVKKVAARSPLGEKPKKVAAKKAVAAKKSPKKAKKPATPKKAANSPQEGEEAAAAAKKAAKSPKKATKAAKPKAAKAKKAAPKKK; encoded by the coding sequence atggcagaAGTCGCACCAGCATCCGCAGCGCCGGCCAAGGCACCCAAGAAGAAGGCAGCAGCCAAGCCCAAGAAAGCGGGACCCAGCGTAGGAGAGCTCATCGTCAAGGCTGTGACCGCCTCCAAGGAGAGGAGCGGCGAGTCCCTGGCCGCGCTCAAGAAGACGCTGGCGGCAGGCGGCTACGACGTGGAGAAGAACAACTCCCGCGTCAAGATCGCAGTCAAGAGCCTCGTCACCAAGGGCACCCTGGTCCAGACCAAGGGCACCGGTGCATCCGGCTCCTTCAAGCTCAACAAGAAAGCCGTCGAGGCGAAGAAGCCCGCCAAGAAAGCCGCAGTCCCCAAAGTAAAGAAGGTGGCCGCCAGAAGCCCGCTTGGCGAGAAGCCCAAGAAGGTAGCAGCCAAGAAGGCCGTCGCCGCAAAGAAGTCCCCCAAGAAGGCCAAGAAGCCCGCTACACCCAAAAAGGCGGCCAACAGCCCCCAAGAAGGTGAAGAAGCCGCCGCAGCGGCCAAGAAAGCGgccaagagccccaagaaggCTACAAAGGCAGCCAAGCCCAAGGCAGCCAAGGCCAAGAAGGCAGCCCCCAAGAAGAAGTAA
- the LOC121561405 gene encoding LOW QUALITY PROTEIN: histone H2A (The sequence of the model RefSeq protein was modified relative to this genomic sequence to represent the inferred CDS: inserted 1 base in 1 codon; deleted 2 bases in 2 codons) gives MSGRGKPGGKARGGKAKTRSSRAGLQXPVGRVHRLLRKGNYAQRVGAGAPVYLAAVLEYLTAEILELAGNAARDNKKTRIIPRHLQLAVRNDEELNKLLGGVTIAQGGVLPNIQAVLLPKKTEKAVKAK, from the exons ATGAGCGGAAGAGGCAAA CCGGGAGGCAAGGCCAGGGGCGGGAAGGCAAAGACCCGTTCATCCCGTGCCGGGCTCC TTCCCGTGGGCCGTGTGCACAGGCTGCTGCGCAAAGGCAACTACGCCCAGCGTGTGGGCGCTGGCGCACCAGTCTACCTGGCCGCCGTGCTT GAGTACCtgactgctgagatcctggagttggcCGGCAACGCTGCCCGTGACAACAAGAAGACTCGTATCATCCCCCGTCACCTGCAGCTGGCCGTCCGTAACGACGAGGAACTGAACAAACTGCTCGGCGGTGTGACCATCGCTCAGGGTGGTGTGCTGCCCAACATCCAGGCAGTGCTACTCCCCAAGAAGACCGAGAAGGCAGTCAAAGCCAAGTAA